One Bradyrhizobium sp. CCGB12 genomic window carries:
- a CDS encoding urease accessory protein UreF: MPAGECGPDGAALFHVLTRCRHGCAMTDQGYGQKALAFLRLQSWLSPSFPNGAYSYSHGLEWAVEAGYVSDRRSLIDWLKADLCYGSGRNEAIFFSEAYRCVAEDAEDQIPQLAELAAASRGTSEFVLESAQQSSACLTTLRNVWPDRILDIFSDPKCPPVLAVLLGARAARERIGVEIALPAFLHSYVANLVSAGVRLVPLGQTDGQLAIAALEQAILSRSEIASRETVDDLGSAGLMVELASIAHELQYTRLFRS, encoded by the coding sequence TTGCCCGCCGGTGAATGTGGTCCCGATGGCGCAGCGCTATTTCATGTACTGACGCGTTGCCGGCATGGTTGTGCGATGACAGACCAGGGTTATGGACAGAAGGCGCTAGCGTTCCTCAGGCTGCAGAGCTGGCTTTCGCCGTCGTTCCCGAATGGGGCCTATAGCTACTCGCACGGGCTGGAATGGGCTGTGGAAGCCGGCTATGTCTCCGATCGGCGCAGCCTGATTGATTGGCTCAAGGCCGACCTTTGCTATGGCTCCGGCCGAAATGAGGCGATTTTTTTCAGCGAAGCCTATCGATGCGTCGCCGAGGATGCCGAAGACCAGATTCCGCAGCTGGCTGAACTCGCAGCCGCGTCCCGCGGCACGTCCGAATTCGTGCTCGAATCCGCACAACAATCGTCAGCGTGCCTTACGACCCTTCGCAACGTGTGGCCGGATCGAATTCTGGACATTTTCTCCGACCCGAAATGCCCGCCGGTGCTGGCCGTCCTGCTCGGAGCGAGAGCGGCGCGCGAGCGGATTGGCGTCGAAATCGCACTGCCGGCATTCCTGCACAGCTACGTCGCCAATCTGGTGAGCGCGGGCGTGCGATTGGTGCCTCTCGGTCAGACCGATGGTCAGCTCGCCATCGCGGCGCTCGAGCAGGCGATCCTGTCGCGCAGTGAAATCGCAAGCCGTGAGACGGTCGACGATCTCGGTTCGGCGGGCCTGATGGTCGAGCTCGCGTCCATCGCGCACGAGCTCCAGTATACGAGGTTGTTTCGGTCATGA